Proteins encoded in a region of the Triplophysa dalaica isolate WHDGS20190420 chromosome 10, ASM1584641v1, whole genome shotgun sequence genome:
- the cxcl12b gene encoding chemokine (C-X-C motif) ligand 12b (stromal cell-derived factor 1), protein MDCKVLAVVTLLAVTIWSPETEAKPISLVERCWCRSTLHTVPQRSIREIKFLHTPSCPFQVIAKLKNNREVCINPKTKWLQHYLKNAINKIKAKKRSE, encoded by the exons ATGGATTGCAAAGTTCTGGCGGTCGTGACTCTTTTGGCGGTGACCATTTGGAGCCCGGAAACTGAGG CAAAGCCCATCAGTTTGGTTGAGAGATGCTGGTGCCGGTCGACTCTACACACCGTCCCGCAGCGGAGCATCCGAGAGATCAAGTTCCTCCACACACCCAGCTGCCCCTTCCAAGTCAT TGCCAAGCTGAAGAACAACAGAGAGGTCTGCATCAACCCCAAGACCAAATGGCTGCAGCACTATCTAAAGAATGCCATTAACAA AATAAAGGCCAAGAAACGTTCAGAGTAA